From a single Sediminibacterium sp. KACHI17 genomic region:
- a CDS encoding NUDIX domain-containing protein, producing the protein MPLFNIRVYGILLDSQQRLLVSDEFIRGAYITKLPGGGLEFGEGTRDCLKREFKEETGLDVTIGEHFYTTDFFQISAFNQKDQIISIYYRVHAEEPIPLETKTKAFDLSPEQTSNPNGESEVFRWVHWNELNADAVTLPIDKVVIELLKKR; encoded by the coding sequence ATGCCTTTATTCAATATTCGTGTGTATGGAATTTTGTTAGACAGTCAACAACGGCTTCTGGTTAGTGATGAATTTATTCGCGGTGCTTATATCACAAAACTTCCAGGCGGCGGATTAGAATTTGGCGAAGGCACAAGAGACTGTTTAAAAAGAGAATTCAAAGAAGAGACCGGATTAGATGTCACGATCGGGGAACATTTTTATACTACTGATTTTTTTCAGATCTCTGCATTCAATCAAAAAGACCAGATCATTTCTATTTATTACAGAGTTCATGCAGAAGAACCCATCCCACTCGAAACCAAAACAAAAGCTTTTGACCTAAGCCCGGAACAAACCAGCAACCCAAATGGTGAAAGTGAAGTCTTCCGATGGGTCCACTGGAATGAACTCAATGCAGATGCTGTTACACTACCAATTGATAAAGTTGTGATCGAGCTGTTGAAGAAAAGATAA